In one Drosophila virilis strain 15010-1051.87 unplaced genomic scaffold, Dvir_AGI_RSII-ME tig00001611, whole genome shotgun sequence genomic region, the following are encoded:
- the LOC138911568 gene encoding magnetosome-associated protein MamJ-like: MSEVFCDRAARWLLSSGLRDVPWAVFRGEKEPDTEVETVARSADVEVTPENPTREPDTEVGTVARSADVEFTPESPTKEPDTEVETVARSADVEVTPESPTKEPDNGVETVARSADVEGTPSGWKVFPRGTPLSSGVVELIAREAQIRRFRCRRTRFHKEPDTEVETVARSADVEVTPESPTREPDTEVGTVARSADVEFTPESPTKEPDTEVETVARSADVEVTPESPTKEPDNGVETVARSADVEGTPSG; encoded by the exons ATGAGCGAAGTGTTCTGCGATAGGGCTGCTCGTTGGTTGCTGAGCAGTGGGCTAAGGGATGTGCCGTGGGCCGTGTTTAGGGGCGAG AAGGAACCCGACACCGAGGTCGAGACGGTCGCCCGCAGTGCCGACGTTGAGGTAACGCCGGAGAACCCCACCAGGGAACCCGACACCGAGGTTGGGACGGTCGCCCGCAGTGCCGACGTTGAGTTCACGCCGGAGAGCCCCACCAAGGAACCCGACACCGAGGTCGAGACGGTCGCCCGCAGTGCCGACGTTGAGGTCACGCCGGAGAGCCCCACCAAGGAACCCGACAACGGGGTCGAGACGGTCGCCCGCAGTGCCGACGTTGAGGGAACGCCCTCGGGCTGGAAGGTGTTTCCTCGCGGAACACCGTTGTCGTCGGGCGTGGTGGAACTGATCGCAAGAGAGGCGCAAATCCGCCGGTTCCGATGCCGACGCACTCGTTTCCAC AAGGAACCCGACACCGAGGTCGAGACGGTCGCCCGCAGTGCCGACGTTGAGGTAACGCCGGAGAGCCCCACCAGGGAACCCGACACCGAGGTTGGGACGGTCGCCCGCAGTGCCGACGTTGAGTTCACGCCGGAGAGCCCCACCAAGGAACCCGACACCGAGGTCGAGACGGTCGCCCGCAGTGCCGACGTTGAGGTCACGCCGGAGAGCCCCACCAAGGAACCCGACAACGGGGTCGAGACGGTCGCCCGCAGTGCCGACGTTGAGGGAACGCCCTCGGGCTAG